From a single Lewinella sp. LCG006 genomic region:
- a CDS encoding carboxypeptidase-like regulatory domain-containing protein — MQNLILSPLLILFFALCGYGQELSQTVRGTIIDANTRQPIIGAEVIIINSEPLRGDVTDTDGKFKITQVPLGRIDLRLAYLGYDNTLVPNIVVNSGKEVVLDLTMEQAAIEMEEVIVKAFQGNGTPTNSMALISARSISTEEISRMTGSFNDPAIITANYAGVANSGTGGNDIIVRGNSPKYMQWTLEGVPITNPNHFADQNAVLGATSTLNTNLLATSDFYMGAFPAAFGNALSGVYDVKLRNGNNEKRESTFGIGLLGTDLTFEGPLRQGYGGSFLVNYRYSTASILSDAGLVEVDGNPRFQDAAFKLHLPTQKTGTFSLFGLGGKSDFLIVNATPEDWDTPGDEIMSGLIFEDYEKASYLFNTGLNHTISLGKQGYLKSSLSYSLEGIDDDVYQKTDSLGTGVNSYTSKLRKNTYRASSVYHREIRPQHSLQVGAIYTLFDQLIDQRMRPAIDSPFSALLDLDKQLGNLRSYVSWKYRMNDAISLVGGLHNTNVFFNQKHTLEPRLSARWQVNDRNTMSFGYGKHSSMESIHHYFAKIETSEETFIQPNEDLDLLKAHHFVLGYEHQFAPGLIGKIEAYYQHLYDLPVENNDTSYYATINEGAEIRYVDLVNEGRGRNYGVELSLQRFFADGYYFLANTSIYESEYKSLEGIMRNTRFNSNYLINLVGGKEFTQLGKKCNKTLGINARFFIGGGQKVLPILRDAQGKAAVDTANNQYWDYANAYENDLEDIYQLTLSVSYKIARKSATHELFLNLENVTNNKGKLTEYYDRNAPDGINNTTQFGLLPNILYRVYF, encoded by the coding sequence ATGCAAAACTTAATTCTAAGTCCACTACTCATCCTCTTCTTTGCCCTTTGCGGTTATGGGCAAGAGCTTTCGCAGACCGTTCGTGGCACCATAATTGACGCCAATACGCGCCAACCCATTATTGGTGCAGAAGTCATCATCATTAACAGTGAGCCACTGCGAGGCGATGTCACTGATACTGATGGTAAATTTAAGATCACGCAAGTACCACTGGGCCGCATTGACCTACGGCTGGCTTACCTTGGGTACGACAATACACTCGTTCCTAATATTGTGGTCAATTCTGGTAAAGAAGTCGTTTTAGATCTTACCATGGAACAGGCTGCTATTGAAATGGAAGAGGTCATTGTGAAGGCCTTTCAAGGCAATGGCACACCTACCAATTCAATGGCCTTGATCAGTGCTCGCTCTATTTCTACGGAGGAGATCTCCAGAATGACTGGCAGTTTTAATGATCCTGCTATTATTACCGCCAACTACGCTGGTGTTGCAAATTCTGGCACTGGCGGCAATGACATCATCGTTCGAGGCAATTCTCCTAAATACATGCAGTGGACGCTGGAAGGCGTACCCATTACCAACCCCAACCACTTTGCTGACCAGAATGCAGTTCTCGGCGCTACCAGCACCCTGAATACCAACTTACTGGCTACATCGGATTTTTACATGGGCGCCTTCCCCGCAGCTTTCGGGAACGCTTTGTCTGGTGTTTATGATGTAAAATTAAGAAACGGTAATAATGAAAAACGAGAGTCTACCTTCGGTATCGGCTTACTGGGCACCGACCTGACCTTTGAGGGGCCACTTCGGCAAGGGTACGGAGGCTCTTTTTTAGTCAACTACCGCTACTCTACAGCTAGTATCCTTAGCGATGCGGGCTTAGTAGAAGTAGATGGAAATCCAAGGTTTCAGGATGCGGCTTTTAAATTGCATCTACCTACCCAAAAAACGGGCACCTTTTCTCTGTTTGGTTTGGGTGGTAAGAGTGATTTTCTGATTGTCAATGCGACGCCCGAAGACTGGGATACACCCGGTGATGAGATCATGAGTGGTTTGATTTTTGAGGATTACGAAAAAGCTTCCTACCTCTTCAATACGGGGCTGAACCACACTATTAGCTTGGGGAAACAGGGTTATCTCAAAAGCTCCCTATCTTATTCACTGGAGGGTATTGATGACGATGTTTACCAAAAAACCGACTCTCTGGGTACTGGAGTAAACAGTTATACCAGCAAATTACGTAAGAATACCTATCGCGCCAGCAGCGTCTACCACCGAGAGATTCGTCCTCAGCATAGTTTACAAGTAGGTGCTATTTACACGTTATTCGACCAGTTGATCGACCAGCGTATGCGACCTGCCATCGATTCTCCATTCAGTGCGCTGCTAGACCTTGACAAGCAATTGGGCAATCTCCGTAGTTACGTAAGTTGGAAGTACCGCATGAACGATGCCATAAGCCTGGTTGGTGGCCTGCACAATACCAATGTGTTTTTTAACCAAAAACATACCCTAGAACCTCGCTTGTCGGCTCGCTGGCAAGTCAATGATCGCAACACCATGAGTTTTGGCTACGGGAAGCACAGCTCAATGGAAAGCATCCATCATTATTTTGCAAAAATTGAAACCAGCGAAGAAACATTTATCCAACCCAACGAAGACCTGGACTTACTGAAAGCTCACCATTTTGTACTAGGTTATGAACATCAATTTGCTCCCGGATTGATCGGAAAAATTGAAGCCTACTACCAGCATCTGTATGACTTGCCCGTAGAGAACAATGATACCAGCTACTACGCAACCATCAACGAAGGTGCCGAGATCAGATACGTTGACCTGGTCAATGAAGGGAGGGGGCGAAATTACGGAGTAGAACTTTCCCTTCAGCGGTTTTTCGCTGATGGCTACTACTTCCTAGCCAATACCTCCATCTATGAATCTGAGTACAAATCGCTGGAAGGTATTATGCGCAACACCCGCTTCAACAGCAACTATTTGATCAATTTGGTCGGAGGCAAAGAATTCACCCAACTGGGTAAAAAGTGTAACAAAACCCTTGGAATCAACGCTAGATTCTTTATAGGCGGTGGACAAAAAGTACTCCCGATCTTACGGGATGCCCAAGGCAAAGCAGCAGTAGATACAGCGAATAATCAATACTGGGATTACGCCAATGCCTATGAAAACGATCTGGAAGACATTTACCAGCTTACCCTCTCGGTCAGTTACAAAATCGCCCGAAAATCCGCTACCCATGAGCTGTTTCTCAATCTAGAGAACGTCACCAATAACAAAGGGAAGCTGACTGAATATTACGACCGAAATGCTCCCGACGGTATTAACAATACGACACAGTTTGGGTTGTTGCCCAATATCTTGTACCGGGTTTATTTCTAA
- a CDS encoding serine hydrolase domain-containing protein — MKNIFLFLITFLLVTLFTVSCDKDDDIQLPPTSIETRDELTAVLNTIYEDAEAPGFAVSVIKNDSLIYQEAFGKADIAAGKDFTNQTLLPIGSISKTFIAAAIVKAIDQGYFTLETNINDVLPFDVNNPKQPNTPIKVKHLVTHTSGLLDNFEYYLTAYHILPGEELTSTGAQILMDVGAEQRQTIALGDFLADYYQPQGAGYSLENFADTAPGSSWQYSNIASSLAAYLVEVATGEDFKDYVEENIFQPLGMYATAYDLEDLNPAHVAQLYWDQQTSFPKYTNDSYPDGGVQTCSEDLAKYLLDMMKGVRGHSTTLFSPASYEVLFSTLLPDGVLPAYAGDQQGVFWFFEDGMISHDGSDPGTTCDLRFDEAGTTGAILLVNMDASTDEHEEAYIHLATAILTAISEFSDAN; from the coding sequence ATGAAAAACATATTTCTTTTTTTAATCACTTTCTTACTGGTTACACTTTTCACCGTCTCTTGCGACAAAGATGATGACATTCAACTGCCGCCAACCAGCATTGAGACGAGAGATGAACTGACCGCAGTTTTGAATACTATTTATGAGGATGCTGAAGCCCCTGGGTTTGCGGTTTCCGTCATCAAGAATGACTCCTTGATCTACCAGGAAGCCTTCGGGAAAGCAGACATCGCAGCTGGAAAGGATTTCACCAATCAGACTTTACTCCCTATCGGTTCCATTAGTAAAACATTTATTGCCGCAGCGATAGTAAAAGCAATAGATCAGGGCTACTTTACCTTGGAGACCAACATCAATGATGTACTGCCCTTTGATGTCAATAACCCCAAACAACCCAACACTCCCATCAAGGTGAAGCACCTGGTGACGCACACTTCAGGGCTACTGGACAACTTTGAATACTACCTCACCGCTTACCATATCCTGCCTGGCGAGGAGCTTACTAGTACGGGTGCACAAATACTTATGGATGTTGGAGCAGAACAAAGGCAGACCATTGCTCTAGGTGATTTTCTGGCAGACTACTACCAACCACAGGGTGCTGGCTACAGTTTGGAAAATTTTGCCGATACGGCTCCTGGCAGTAGCTGGCAGTACTCGAACATAGCCTCCTCCCTGGCCGCATATTTGGTAGAAGTAGCAACGGGAGAAGATTTCAAGGACTATGTCGAGGAAAACATCTTCCAGCCACTGGGTATGTATGCTACAGCTTATGATTTGGAAGATTTGAATCCTGCTCACGTTGCTCAACTCTACTGGGATCAACAGACATCTTTCCCCAAATATACCAATGATTCCTATCCCGATGGTGGTGTGCAAACCTGCAGCGAAGACCTTGCAAAATACCTGCTAGATATGATGAAGGGCGTGCGTGGGCATTCCACTACCTTGTTCTCGCCAGCGTCATATGAAGTACTATTTTCGACCTTACTGCCCGATGGAGTCTTACCGGCTTATGCTGGTGATCAGCAGGGAGTATTCTGGTTTTTTGAAGACGGAATGATCAGCCACGATGGTAGCGACCCAGGCACGACTTGCGATCTTCGGTTTGACGAAGCGGGAACGACTGGGGCTATACTTCTGGTCAATATGGATGCCTCTACAGACGAACACGAGGAAGCTTACATCCATCTTGCGACAGCTATTTTAACAGCTATCAGCGAATTTTCTGACGCGAATTAA
- a CDS encoding DUF4386 domain-containing protein — translation MNNKKNIARSAGLLYLVVILFGTFAELHVRAELVVPGHSQATVSNILNHQLSFRLAFLSDLVMQVAFFYLALTLYRLFQPVNQRYALSMLLSVAIGVAIMSLNMLHHFAVILLLNEGAYLSAFNSEQITGLVALFLDLHKYGYRIAQVFFGIWLFPLGYLVCQSGYFPKFIGILLLLAGGSFVVDFFLFFLQSNYSAATSSLVTLPTVIGEFSFCVWLLIKGIKTTA, via the coding sequence ATGAATAACAAGAAAAATATTGCAAGAAGTGCAGGACTGCTGTATTTAGTTGTGATTCTCTTTGGCACCTTTGCGGAATTGCATGTACGCGCTGAACTGGTTGTCCCGGGCCATTCCCAAGCAACGGTGAGTAATATTCTTAATCATCAGTTATCGTTTAGGCTGGCTTTTCTCAGTGATCTAGTCATGCAAGTTGCTTTTTTCTATTTGGCGCTGACCTTGTATCGCTTGTTTCAGCCAGTAAACCAGCGATATGCATTATCGATGCTGCTGAGTGTTGCCATTGGAGTGGCGATTATGAGTTTGAATATGCTCCATCATTTTGCGGTCATTTTGCTACTCAACGAAGGGGCTTATCTCAGTGCTTTTAATAGTGAACAAATCACAGGCTTAGTAGCATTGTTTCTCGACCTCCATAAATATGGCTATAGAATAGCACAGGTATTCTTTGGAATCTGGTTATTTCCGCTTGGTTATCTGGTCTGTCAATCGGGCTACTTTCCCAAGTTCATTGGTATTCTACTGCTACTAGCTGGAGGTAGTTTCGTAGTGGATTTCTTCCTGTTTTTCCTGCAGTCAAATTACAGTGCAGCCACTTCTTCGCTGGTCACGCTACCTACTGTCATCGGGGAATTCTCCTTCTGCGTTTGGTTATTAATAAAAGGGATAAAAACAACAGCATGA
- a CDS encoding zinc-dependent metalloprotease encodes MKNLWLVLACLCASCTLGFGQDLITNTLAGKRYPKVEQNLKPTVQLIQERKALEGELTEVELFRLANNRSSAQQLQDWVLDPILLELDAQDLMNTLREAPRDISFAVPVGAGKDIILELTQIEVVTENFKVHTASGKETITGPTGLFYTGIVKDDLNSIATLSLFGDQLRMLIGDRASTYVLGKMQDDSGQYVLFDERKLLREEADWNCHTVDTPLPPATEKPKSSDTKMMAGGGCVKVYVETEFQVYTDHSNSLLAVTNYILGVMAESIIAYRNIEVNMEVSEIFVWDIADPYSDEDDEDETGAVLDEFIATRPVFNGDLAHLITTRGIGGGLADGIGSICSAGAPGPHCVSGSLGASFDVSSLPSTSSTFVRVAHEMGHLLGARHTQACVWGPGNNQQIDDCGNSWVLTNGIDEDGDCPGDTNLDGCECCAGDFNVDETDEASAAEGGACFDPLNPVAPNTPNGRGTIMSYCHTQAIGRDILNGFHVEVAAVINSLFLTAACLTDEDCGCEEFTDRTVNGAPIPDGIYYANSSITSSGVATGAAPQVVVFQAGNQIILEPGFIATELFIAQILDDLCTDPAAMSMIVYDQDNAQGTRIANSATSPQGNELTAYPNPTQDILYLNLTTEKEITSAGLRIINQLGQTVYTLPQNQKLEKGQLNTEVNVSSWPAGMYYVVLQTDSETIVRPVMKE; translated from the coding sequence ATGAAAAACTTATGGCTCGTCCTGGCCTGCTTGTGTGCGAGTTGCACCCTGGGTTTCGGACAAGATTTAATTACCAATACCCTTGCGGGCAAGCGCTACCCCAAGGTCGAACAGAACCTCAAACCTACGGTTCAGTTGATACAAGAGCGCAAAGCACTGGAAGGTGAACTGACTGAAGTAGAACTGTTTCGACTGGCGAACAATCGTAGCAGTGCTCAACAACTTCAAGATTGGGTCCTCGATCCCATTCTGCTGGAGCTTGATGCCCAAGACCTGATGAATACCCTCCGGGAAGCACCGCGAGATATCAGCTTCGCCGTACCGGTAGGTGCCGGGAAGGACATCATCCTGGAATTGACCCAGATTGAAGTAGTTACTGAAAACTTTAAGGTACATACGGCCTCTGGCAAGGAAACGATCACGGGCCCAACGGGCTTGTTTTACACGGGCATCGTAAAGGATGATCTCAATTCCATCGCTACGCTGAGCCTTTTTGGTGACCAATTGCGGATGCTCATCGGCGATCGTGCCAGTACCTATGTGCTGGGCAAAATGCAGGATGATTCGGGGCAGTATGTCCTTTTTGATGAAAGAAAGTTGCTTCGAGAAGAAGCCGACTGGAATTGTCATACCGTGGATACGCCCTTACCACCAGCGACGGAAAAACCCAAATCTTCGGATACCAAGATGATGGCCGGCGGCGGTTGTGTGAAGGTGTACGTAGAAACAGAATTTCAAGTATACACCGACCACAGCAACAGCCTCTTGGCAGTGACCAACTACATTCTGGGCGTCATGGCCGAATCCATTATCGCTTACCGCAATATTGAGGTGAATATGGAGGTGTCTGAAATCTTCGTCTGGGACATAGCCGACCCCTATAGTGATGAGGATGATGAAGATGAAACTGGTGCCGTATTGGATGAATTTATTGCCACGCGACCCGTCTTCAATGGCGACCTGGCTCATCTGATTACTACCCGTGGTATCGGTGGCGGATTGGCCGATGGGATTGGCAGTATCTGTAGTGCTGGTGCGCCAGGGCCTCACTGTGTGAGCGGTAGCTTGGGCGCGTCGTTTGATGTGAGCAGTTTGCCGTCTACGTCCAGCACTTTTGTCAGGGTGGCGCATGAGATGGGGCATCTACTGGGAGCACGGCACACACAAGCTTGTGTGTGGGGCCCCGGCAACAACCAGCAGATTGATGACTGTGGCAACAGTTGGGTGCTCACCAATGGCATTGACGAGGATGGCGATTGCCCCGGCGATACCAATCTGGATGGTTGTGAGTGTTGTGCGGGCGACTTCAATGTTGATGAAACCGACGAGGCAAGCGCTGCCGAAGGTGGTGCCTGTTTTGATCCCTTGAATCCGGTAGCGCCCAACACCCCCAATGGCCGCGGAACGATCATGAGCTATTGCCATACCCAGGCCATTGGTCGGGATATCCTGAACGGCTTCCATGTGGAAGTAGCAGCGGTGATCAACAGCTTGTTTCTCACTGCCGCCTGCCTCACCGATGAGGATTGTGGCTGCGAAGAGTTTACGGATCGCACCGTCAACGGAGCACCGATTCCTGATGGGATTTACTATGCCAACAGCAGCATCACCTCTTCCGGGGTGGCCACTGGGGCAGCACCGCAAGTTGTCGTCTTTCAAGCGGGCAACCAAATCATCCTGGAACCGGGCTTTATCGCAACGGAGCTTTTTATCGCCCAAATACTGGATGATCTCTGTACCGATCCCGCTGCCATGAGCATGATCGTTTACGACCAGGACAATGCCCAAGGAACGCGGATTGCAAACAGTGCTACCAGCCCCCAAGGCAACGAACTTACGGCCTACCCGAACCCCACGCAAGACATTCTCTACCTGAATCTGACCACTGAAAAAGAGATAACCTCAGCAGGCCTGCGCATCATCAATCAATTGGGCCAGACGGTTTATACCTTGCCTCAAAATCAAAAACTCGAAAAAGGCCAATTGAACACGGAAGTCAATGTGTCCTCCTGGCCGGCAGGGATGTACTACGTCGTACTGCAAACGGATAGTGAGACGATTGTGCGGCCCGTGATGAAGGAGTAA
- a CDS encoding DEAD/DEAH box helicase — translation MSFSPLGLPAYLLAALERQNFTKAYPIQEMAIPAVLEGKDLLGIAQTGSGKTASYVLPILANLEKSTTHVARQAEVLVLVPTRELAIQVEGVFKLYGAALPFRFKSLAVFGGASINVQMQELPKVNVLVATPGRLLDLISVNAVQLSAVKILVLDEADKMLNLGFKDEMDKILTFLPKKRQNLLFSATLSPNVENVRNVLLQDPLVINIAPEEKTVDLINQSAYTVTLEQKGPLLRHLIKAKKMRQVLVFTSSVYQADQVASKLSKNRFASAAIHSKKSQGARTQALNDFKTGKVRVLVATDLLARGIDIEFLPFVINYELPRSPKDFVHRIGRTGRAENPGEAISFVTEEDQHHFKVIQKKMKKWVDIVDNEEVTRLLEGKNKA, via the coding sequence ATGTCATTTTCTCCGCTAGGTTTACCCGCTTATTTACTGGCCGCGCTCGAAAGGCAAAATTTCACCAAAGCCTATCCCATCCAGGAGATGGCCATTCCCGCTGTTCTGGAGGGTAAAGACCTCCTGGGCATTGCCCAAACAGGTTCAGGAAAAACCGCCAGTTACGTGCTCCCTATTTTGGCCAATCTGGAAAAGTCGACCACCCACGTGGCCAGGCAGGCGGAAGTGTTGGTGCTGGTACCTACCCGCGAACTGGCCATTCAGGTGGAAGGGGTGTTTAAGTTATACGGAGCGGCTTTACCCTTTCGGTTTAAATCGCTGGCCGTTTTCGGCGGAGCTTCCATCAATGTACAAATGCAGGAGCTGCCCAAAGTCAATGTGTTGGTCGCTACCCCAGGGCGATTGCTTGATCTGATAAGTGTGAACGCCGTTCAGCTCTCTGCTGTAAAAATCCTGGTGCTCGACGAAGCGGACAAGATGCTCAACCTCGGTTTCAAGGATGAAATGGACAAAATCTTGACCTTTTTACCCAAAAAAAGGCAAAATCTCCTGTTTTCGGCCACCTTGAGCCCCAACGTGGAAAACGTGAGGAATGTCCTCCTACAAGACCCCTTGGTGATCAACATCGCCCCGGAAGAAAAGACCGTCGACCTCATCAACCAATCGGCCTATACCGTCACACTGGAACAAAAAGGCCCGCTGCTGCGGCATTTGATCAAGGCGAAGAAGATGAGGCAGGTGCTCGTCTTTACCTCGTCGGTTTATCAAGCCGATCAGGTGGCTTCCAAATTGAGTAAAAACCGGTTTGCGTCCGCTGCCATCCACAGCAAAAAAAGCCAGGGAGCCAGAACGCAAGCTTTAAATGATTTCAAGACCGGCAAAGTGAGGGTGCTCGTCGCCACGGATTTGCTCGCCAGAGGTATTGATATCGAGTTTCTCCCTTTCGTGATCAACTACGAATTGCCCCGCTCCCCCAAAGATTTCGTCCACCGCATCGGCCGAACCGGACGGGCCGAAAATCCCGGCGAAGCCATCTCCTTCGTCACCGAGGAGGATCAGCACCACTTCAAAGTCATCCAAAAGAAAATGAAAAAATGGGTGGATATTGTGGATAATGAAGAGGTCACTAGATTGCTGGAAGGGAAGAATAAGGCCTAG
- the tnpA gene encoding IS200/IS605 family transposase → MADVFHQIYIQTIFAVKNRQSLISPEWEDDLQRYISAIVQNRGNKMLAIGGMPDHIHIFMGLKPSEKLSDLVREIKKSSNNFIKSECFSPYKFEWQAGFGAFSYSRSHRDAVCKYVLNQKEHHKNRSFEEEFRKLLADFEVDMGKKEIFDFFLPDHPI, encoded by the coding sequence ATGGCTGACGTATTCCACCAAATTTATATACAAACTATATTTGCTGTAAAAAATAGGCAATCACTCATTTCGCCCGAATGGGAAGATGATCTACAGCGGTATATTAGCGCAATTGTACAAAACAGAGGTAACAAAATGTTAGCTATAGGCGGAATGCCAGATCATATTCATATTTTCATGGGGCTAAAACCATCTGAAAAATTGTCAGATTTAGTACGAGAAATAAAAAAGAGCTCCAACAATTTCATTAAGTCTGAGTGTTTTTCTCCGTATAAATTTGAATGGCAAGCGGGCTTCGGAGCGTTTTCCTATAGCAGAAGCCATAGAGATGCAGTTTGTAAATATGTTTTGAATCAAAAAGAACATCACAAAAATCGGTCTTTTGAAGAAGAGTTTAGAAAGCTACTTGCAGATTTTGAAGTAGATATGGGAAAAAAGGAAATTTTTGATTTTTTCCTACCCGATCATCCAATCTAA
- a CDS encoding chaperone modulator CbpM yields MDHTKYLSIQQICHSYQVSPSLLVAMEEYELIEIEYPNEEEGYLGIDELSKLERLLRLNQDLDINVAGLCVVHELLEERKTLREELKRLRRQMERLSGF; encoded by the coding sequence ATGGACCACACGAAATACCTCAGCATCCAGCAAATTTGCCATTCTTACCAAGTAAGTCCTTCCTTATTGGTAGCAATGGAGGAATACGAACTCATCGAAATCGAATACCCCAACGAAGAAGAAGGCTATCTCGGCATTGATGAGCTTTCTAAACTAGAGCGCCTCCTCCGCCTCAACCAGGATTTGGATATCAATGTAGCCGGCCTCTGCGTCGTACACGAACTCCTGGAAGAACGCAAAACACTGCGCGAAGAGCTGAAACGTTTGCGGCGGCAGATGGAGCGGTTGTCGGGGTTTTAG
- a CDS encoding DnaJ C-terminal domain-containing protein: MAAFIDYYQILGIGKDADEKAIKKAYRKLARKYHPDLNPGDQEAEKKFKEVNEANEVLGNPENRKKYDKYGKDWEHADEIEKQRRAQQQYQSAGRSRGNNRGGGDADFSDFFESMFGGQSSAGGGDPFGRRSPRFRGQDFHASLSLKLSDVYQTQKQTVVVNGKNLRFTIPAGIKDQQEIKIKGQGGQGVNGGPAGDLYIRFDIVNDTPFHREGDDLYLEVPLDLYTALLGGEITVETMDGKVRLKVKPETDNGAKVKLKGKGFPVYKKEGTFGDLYLTYQVVLPKNLTEEEKALFRQLAKKNS, translated from the coding sequence ATGGCAGCTTTCATCGATTATTACCAAATTTTGGGAATAGGTAAAGATGCTGACGAAAAAGCGATAAAAAAGGCTTACCGCAAACTCGCCCGCAAATACCATCCCGACCTCAACCCTGGCGACCAGGAAGCGGAGAAGAAATTTAAGGAAGTCAACGAGGCCAACGAGGTCCTCGGTAACCCGGAGAACCGCAAAAAGTACGATAAGTACGGCAAAGACTGGGAGCACGCAGATGAAATTGAAAAGCAACGGAGAGCACAGCAACAGTACCAATCGGCGGGCCGCAGCCGTGGCAATAATAGGGGAGGAGGAGATGCTGATTTTTCTGATTTCTTTGAATCCATGTTTGGAGGGCAATCTTCGGCCGGTGGTGGCGATCCTTTCGGTCGGCGCAGCCCTCGCTTTCGCGGGCAAGACTTTCACGCTAGTCTGAGCTTGAAGCTTTCGGACGTTTACCAAACCCAAAAGCAAACGGTGGTGGTCAACGGCAAAAATCTGCGCTTCACCATCCCGGCAGGCATCAAAGACCAACAGGAAATCAAAATCAAAGGCCAGGGTGGTCAGGGCGTGAACGGTGGCCCCGCTGGAGATTTGTACATCCGCTTTGATATCGTCAACGATACCCCGTTCCACCGGGAAGGAGATGACTTGTATTTGGAGGTACCGCTCGATCTGTACACGGCTCTTCTGGGTGGCGAAATAACCGTCGAAACCATGGATGGCAAAGTTCGCCTAAAGGTAAAGCCCGAAACCGACAATGGTGCCAAAGTGAAGCTAAAGGGCAAGGGTTTTCCCGTTTATAAAAAAGAGGGCACCTTCGGCGATCTCTACCTTACTTACCAAGTCGTGCTTCCTAAGAACCTCACCGAAGAGGAAAAAGCATTATTCCGCCAACTTGCTAAAAAGAACAGTTAA